The following are encoded together in the Salinibacterium sp. UTAS2018 genome:
- a CDS encoding nitroreductase family deazaflavin-dependent oxidoreductase — MPLTGEYEPSTSEWARNQADVFEASNGHEGNLMRDMPIIVLTTVGAKSGKLRKTALMRVEHDGRYAVVASLGGAPKHPVWFYNIVSNPHVELHDVGFKGDFEAREVTGDEKALWWERAVAAYPDYEDYQAKTEREIPVFVLEPISA; from the coding sequence ATGCCGCTAACAGGAGAATACGAACCCAGCACGTCGGAGTGGGCCCGCAACCAGGCCGACGTTTTCGAAGCCAGCAATGGCCACGAAGGCAACCTCATGAGAGACATGCCGATCATCGTGCTGACCACGGTTGGTGCCAAGTCTGGCAAGTTGCGCAAGACCGCGCTCATGCGGGTGGAACACGACGGCCGCTATGCCGTTGTTGCTTCCTTGGGCGGGGCTCCCAAGCATCCGGTCTGGTTCTACAACATCGTTTCCAACCCGCATGTCGAACTGCACGATGTGGGCTTCAAGGGCGATTTCGAGGCGCGAGAAGTGACCGGCGACGAAAAGGCGCTCTGGTGGGAGCGCGCGGTTGCGGCCTATCCCGATTACGAGGATTACCAAGCCAAGACTGAGCGCGAGATTCCCGTCTTCGTGTTGGAGCCGATCAGCGCCTAA
- a CDS encoding alpha-L-rhamnosidase, translating to MAFLPTFDKSDDRLRATHLRTQYTDDLIGVPRTGLRLTWSLEGEQAAAVLGYQISWRNGNGNGNDTEELVTDPTEGAGTSGVLAPGGDLPAAGVRHFRVRVATAAGWTAWSSELAVEAGVDTLSAAVISVPAPLAGVSPYFRRSLTLASKPVRARLRVSSLGVHELAINGTRVGEEHLSPGWTAYQERIVVATHDVTALLTEGENVLGAMLGDGWYRGRLGWRDRDAIYGTELGLIAQLEVEFADGSREEFRTDDSWRASTGEVTASSIYDGTDIDFSLEPTGWSSPGFDDSAWSAVQVLDVDPALFVPRIAPPIRTIAEFSMTTVSTGERTVLDGSQNIAGWVRLVVRGKKGDTVTVRHAEVLEPDGALHVAALRSAKATDTYVLDRDGGHTLEPRFTFHGFRYADVLGNVEIVSAVGIAISSDTPRRGHFESSHTALNRLHENVLWSQRDNFVSVPTDCPQRDERMGWTGDAQAFAMTANTIFDTESFWRSWLLDLEIDQDDDGAVAAVVPNMLIDSDFLLDGVPTSIMGRAGWGDAATIVPWSIYESYGSTEVLEQQLSSMRRWVEYLANWAGDGIVLSTEFQFGDWLDPDAPGDRPWEAKVSADFVANAFYAHSARLLARSERLVGDADEATRIDALADAVAAETWKRWGTDARNSAAGLAMAIEFTIAPVAEHETLGNELAQLVRDTAGRITTGFLGTPLVLPALTRTGHNDEAFLMLLRRDAPSWLYQVDRGATTIWERWDAIQPDGSIHQGDMDTGDSMISFNHYAYGAVIDWVYRTVAGIAPDAERPGYELVHVAPRPAVGIDWARASVESRAGEVAIDWRLENDSLLATVTLPMGSTGLLDAPVGDSSVITVDGVTVENGVSLSAGTHAIVVTQPVIAQPAS from the coding sequence GTGGCATTCCTACCGACTTTTGATAAGTCTGATGATCGACTTCGGGCAACGCACCTGCGGACCCAGTACACCGACGACCTGATCGGCGTACCGCGAACGGGGCTGCGCTTGACCTGGTCGCTCGAAGGCGAACAAGCTGCGGCGGTACTCGGGTACCAAATTTCCTGGCGCAACGGCAACGGCAACGGCAACGACACCGAAGAGTTGGTGACCGACCCGACCGAGGGTGCAGGGACATCCGGAGTTCTCGCTCCCGGGGGAGACCTTCCCGCTGCGGGGGTGCGTCACTTTCGCGTTCGCGTTGCAACAGCCGCCGGCTGGACCGCGTGGAGCAGCGAGCTCGCCGTCGAAGCAGGCGTTGACACTCTCAGCGCGGCCGTCATTAGCGTGCCAGCCCCACTTGCCGGCGTCTCGCCGTACTTCCGCCGCTCGCTCACGCTGGCCAGCAAGCCCGTGCGGGCGCGGTTGCGCGTGAGTTCGCTCGGCGTTCACGAACTCGCAATCAACGGCACTCGCGTCGGAGAAGAGCACCTCTCTCCAGGCTGGACCGCCTACCAAGAACGCATCGTTGTCGCGACGCACGACGTCACCGCTTTACTCACGGAAGGCGAGAACGTGCTCGGCGCGATGCTCGGCGACGGGTGGTACCGCGGCCGCCTCGGCTGGCGCGACCGCGACGCGATCTACGGCACCGAGTTGGGCCTCATCGCTCAGCTCGAGGTGGAGTTCGCCGATGGCAGCCGTGAGGAGTTCCGCACCGATGACTCGTGGCGAGCATCCACGGGCGAGGTCACGGCGTCGAGCATTTATGACGGCACCGACATCGACTTCTCGTTGGAGCCCACCGGCTGGAGCAGCCCCGGATTCGACGACAGCGCGTGGAGCGCCGTGCAGGTTCTGGATGTCGACCCGGCACTCTTCGTTCCCCGCATTGCGCCCCCGATCCGCACCATCGCCGAATTTTCGATGACCACGGTCTCCACCGGAGAACGCACCGTGCTCGACGGCAGCCAGAACATCGCGGGCTGGGTGCGCTTGGTGGTTCGCGGCAAGAAGGGCGATACCGTCACGGTTCGCCATGCAGAGGTGCTCGAGCCCGACGGCGCTCTGCACGTTGCGGCGCTCCGCTCGGCGAAGGCAACAGACACCTACGTGCTCGACCGCGACGGCGGGCACACGCTCGAACCGCGCTTCACCTTCCACGGTTTCCGGTACGCGGATGTGCTGGGTAATGTTGAGATCGTCAGTGCGGTCGGCATCGCCATCAGCTCCGATACCCCGCGCCGCGGCCACTTCGAGAGCTCACACACCGCGCTGAACCGCTTGCACGAGAATGTGCTCTGGTCGCAGCGAGACAACTTCGTTTCAGTTCCGACCGACTGTCCCCAGCGCGATGAGCGCATGGGGTGGACGGGTGACGCCCAAGCCTTCGCCATGACCGCCAACACTATCTTCGACACCGAAAGCTTTTGGCGCTCCTGGCTTCTCGACCTTGAGATTGATCAGGATGATGACGGTGCGGTCGCTGCCGTGGTGCCCAACATGCTCATCGACTCCGACTTCCTTCTCGATGGCGTTCCGACGTCGATCATGGGGCGTGCTGGGTGGGGCGATGCGGCGACAATCGTGCCGTGGTCGATCTACGAGTCCTACGGTTCGACCGAAGTTCTCGAGCAGCAGCTCTCGAGCATGCGCCGCTGGGTGGAGTACTTGGCCAACTGGGCGGGCGACGGCATCGTGCTGTCGACCGAGTTCCAGTTCGGTGACTGGCTCGACCCTGATGCCCCGGGCGACCGTCCGTGGGAAGCCAAGGTCTCGGCGGACTTCGTGGCGAACGCGTTTTACGCGCACTCGGCTCGACTGCTTGCTCGCTCTGAGCGCTTGGTCGGTGACGCGGACGAAGCCACGCGGATTGACGCGCTCGCTGATGCCGTTGCGGCCGAGACGTGGAAGCGCTGGGGAACCGACGCGCGCAACAGCGCCGCCGGACTTGCGATGGCCATTGAGTTCACGATTGCGCCCGTTGCTGAGCATGAGACTCTCGGAAACGAGCTCGCTCAGCTCGTGCGGGACACCGCCGGTCGCATCACGACCGGCTTCCTCGGCACTCCATTGGTCTTGCCGGCGCTGACGCGCACGGGCCACAACGACGAAGCATTCCTCATGCTGCTGCGCCGCGATGCTCCGTCGTGGTTGTACCAGGTCGACCGCGGAGCCACGACGATTTGGGAACGCTGGGATGCCATCCAGCCCGATGGTTCGATCCATCAGGGCGACATGGACACGGGCGACTCGATGATCTCGTTCAACCACTATGCGTATGGCGCAGTAATTGACTGGGTTTACCGCACGGTGGCCGGCATCGCTCCCGACGCAGAGCGCCCCGGTTACGAACTCGTGCATGTCGCTCCGCGCCCGGCAGTGGGAATCGACTGGGCACGAGCCTCTGTCGAATCGCGCGCCGGTGAAGTTGCCATCGACTGGCGTCTCGAGAACGATTCGCTGCTGGCTACGGTCACGCTTCCCATGGGAAGCACCGGCCTACTGGATGCCCCAGTCGGCGATTCATCGGTGATCACCGTCGACGGCGTCACGGTAGAGAACGGCGTCTCGTTAAGTGCCGGAACTCACGCCATCGTTGTCACTCAGCCGGTGATTGCTCAGCCCGCTAGCTAG
- a CDS encoding LuxR C-terminal-related transcriptional regulator, with translation MARWPVLPRESERDAVLAALRGPHSRSVMLRGPSGVGKTTLGAHISHALRADGRTVIPIIGLAELAEVPLGALAPVLASAGRHDIESVSDRVQALVGVVGENPHKFVLVIDDAPLLDAVSAGVLYQLVRVFGVTTLLTARDSHEVDGPIARLLHENLIDIVELEGLSLEHSQSILQQYLGGTVRPESLRALFEASRGNPLMLRELIFAAGRAGGIRTGDFGVEVSVATLPKHVRATIADRVEQLAPAPRRLAQLIAIAQPIPRSVIAADEIDALAHLTSEGIAEDAGTETTPLVRLAHPLFAEALTIDLEQAARAELVKDVAGRLMPMHDQQLRFTATVLLTTTDAEISNDDLDWAASYAHAAGDHAVAASLAERAQLTERRFAPELVLASALSALAESERSSVVFESAIALSRDEEQRAIALARWGQHMVYRLSRPSDAVDRVTCELSRMDPGAQAVLRPELAKWQLMTGDAHALTEVAGPVSPDGGLGAVNAGLTAAMIATMAGNPADAFAAILQTRPLADAYRFEAPFAGSLLDLSEFLALVADAEIGRARDFATQRRLDRFADSAGVWSYALAIVRLHEGRVGDAQTLASLAVEQLKWRDFTGLLGTAVALHATVDAQLGDPETARELLSEVSPEQAGDAKVILQRAECEAWLLAAEGRHDEAAGVIVAAVAEAIMLGHFLLSALTLTVAIRVGHPAAALEQLQLLTQLSPSPLIARIREWTEAAAAADVARLCKLAPALAASGVAALAVDGLLEGARVAAKADRREWERKATLLARRLAADMDRVPGEVPADELTEREWTIARAAAGRRRSREIGEDLGLSVRTVDNHLARIYRKLGVKGRVELEEFLFEL, from the coding sequence ATGGCTCGCTGGCCCGTTCTCCCTCGCGAAAGTGAGCGGGATGCTGTGCTCGCGGCCCTTCGCGGCCCGCATTCGCGGTCGGTCATGTTGCGGGGCCCGAGCGGCGTCGGTAAGACAACATTGGGCGCCCACATCTCACACGCACTGCGCGCCGACGGACGAACCGTGATCCCCATAATCGGTCTCGCTGAGCTGGCGGAGGTGCCGCTCGGGGCCCTCGCTCCCGTACTGGCCAGCGCCGGCAGGCACGATATCGAAAGCGTGAGCGATCGGGTGCAAGCGCTCGTCGGGGTGGTGGGGGAGAACCCGCACAAGTTCGTCCTCGTCATCGATGACGCTCCGCTCCTGGATGCCGTCTCGGCCGGTGTGCTCTACCAACTGGTGCGAGTCTTCGGCGTCACGACGCTGCTCACCGCTCGCGACTCGCACGAGGTCGACGGCCCCATCGCTCGCCTGCTTCACGAAAATCTGATCGACATTGTCGAGCTTGAGGGTCTGAGTCTCGAGCACAGCCAGTCGATCCTCCAACAGTATTTAGGGGGCACCGTGCGCCCAGAGAGCCTTCGCGCCCTGTTCGAGGCGAGCCGCGGAAACCCACTGATGCTGCGGGAACTGATCTTTGCGGCGGGGCGAGCGGGCGGCATCCGCACCGGCGATTTTGGTGTTGAAGTCTCGGTGGCCACGCTGCCGAAGCATGTGCGCGCCACCATTGCAGACCGCGTGGAGCAACTCGCTCCCGCTCCGCGCCGATTGGCGCAACTGATCGCGATCGCGCAACCGATCCCTCGCTCGGTGATCGCTGCCGACGAAATCGACGCACTGGCTCATCTCACCAGCGAGGGCATCGCCGAGGATGCCGGCACCGAGACCACGCCGCTTGTGCGCCTGGCTCACCCGCTGTTTGCCGAGGCGCTCACGATCGATCTCGAACAGGCCGCGCGTGCCGAGCTTGTGAAGGACGTCGCCGGGCGACTGATGCCGATGCACGATCAGCAACTGCGCTTCACCGCGACCGTGTTGCTGACCACCACCGATGCCGAAATCAGCAACGACGATCTGGATTGGGCGGCCAGCTACGCGCATGCGGCTGGCGACCATGCGGTGGCGGCTTCGCTCGCGGAACGGGCTCAGCTCACCGAACGCCGTTTTGCGCCCGAACTCGTTCTCGCGAGTGCCCTCTCGGCGCTGGCCGAATCTGAGCGCTCATCGGTTGTTTTTGAGTCCGCTATCGCCTTGTCACGGGACGAGGAACAGCGTGCCATCGCTCTGGCCCGCTGGGGACAGCACATGGTTTATCGTCTCTCCCGACCCTCGGATGCCGTCGATCGCGTGACGTGTGAGCTGTCGAGAATGGATCCGGGCGCCCAAGCCGTGCTGCGACCGGAACTCGCGAAATGGCAGCTCATGACCGGAGACGCTCATGCCCTGACCGAGGTCGCGGGCCCGGTATCGCCCGACGGCGGACTCGGCGCCGTGAACGCCGGGCTCACGGCCGCCATGATCGCGACAATGGCCGGCAATCCGGCCGACGCGTTTGCGGCAATTCTGCAGACCCGCCCCTTGGCCGACGCCTACCGGTTCGAAGCTCCCTTTGCCGGTTCGCTGCTCGACCTTTCCGAGTTCTTGGCGCTCGTTGCTGATGCTGAAATTGGCCGTGCTCGTGATTTCGCAACTCAGCGCCGTCTCGACCGCTTTGCCGACTCTGCGGGAGTGTGGTCGTATGCGCTGGCCATCGTGCGCCTGCACGAAGGGCGCGTCGGTGATGCCCAAACTCTCGCTTCGCTCGCGGTCGAACAGCTCAAGTGGCGTGACTTCACCGGGCTCTTGGGCACCGCCGTAGCCCTTCACGCCACCGTCGACGCGCAACTGGGCGATCCCGAAACGGCACGCGAATTGCTCTCCGAGGTTTCCCCCGAACAGGCGGGCGACGCCAAAGTCATTCTGCAGCGCGCGGAGTGTGAGGCCTGGTTGCTCGCCGCCGAAGGCCGCCATGACGAGGCCGCGGGCGTCATCGTCGCGGCCGTCGCCGAGGCGATCATGCTCGGTCACTTCCTGCTGAGTGCCCTCACACTGACCGTGGCGATCCGGGTCGGGCATCCGGCTGCCGCGCTCGAACAACTGCAACTGCTGACGCAACTATCGCCGTCACCGCTGATTGCCCGCATCCGGGAATGGACCGAAGCGGCAGCGGCAGCGGATGTTGCCCGCCTCTGTAAACTCGCGCCTGCTCTTGCTGCCTCGGGAGTGGCTGCGCTCGCGGTCGACGGCCTTCTCGAAGGTGCGCGTGTCGCGGCCAAGGCAGACCGCCGCGAGTGGGAGCGTAAAGCCACGCTGCTCGCCCGCCGCCTGGCCGCCGACATGGATCGCGTACCGGGCGAGGTACCCGCCGACGAGCTCACCGAGCGGGAGTGGACAATCGCTCGAGCCGCTGCCGGTCGAAGGCGAAGTCGCGAAATTGGCGAAGACCTCGGGCTTTCCGTTCGCACCGTTGATAACCACTTAGCCCGCATCTATCGCAAGCTGGGCGTCAAGGGTCGGGTGGAACTCGAAGAGTTTCTTTTTGAGCTGTAG
- a CDS encoding CrcB family protein yields MPHAPDDRTQAEELRAPVRRPWHFPRWRRRLRARLPMNSDIEITRTVVGMPEMIRIRPRHLALAALGGGLGAAVRFIIAQTTPIWETLSLGTIIVNVAGPFLLGLLLQTLAERQESRRMRVIRLLTAVGFLGALTSYAQLAIDIVIVSERHHVLLAVAYGSATLIAGAGAVWLGVFTSKSWFRIIRQHERLVR; encoded by the coding sequence GTGCCCCACGCCCCGGACGACCGGACGCAGGCCGAGGAGCTTCGAGCGCCCGTGCGCCGCCCGTGGCACTTCCCCCGCTGGCGACGTCGCCTGCGGGCTCGCTTGCCGATGAACAGCGACATCGAGATCACTCGCACCGTCGTGGGCATGCCCGAGATGATCCGCATCCGCCCCCGGCATCTCGCGCTGGCTGCTCTCGGCGGCGGTCTCGGTGCGGCAGTGCGATTCATCATCGCGCAGACAACCCCGATCTGGGAGACGCTCTCGCTCGGCACGATCATCGTGAACGTGGCGGGGCCGTTTCTGCTCGGGTTACTGCTTCAAACCTTGGCCGAACGCCAAGAATCGAGACGGATGCGCGTCATCCGCCTCCTCACCGCCGTTGGCTTCTTGGGCGCCCTGACCAGCTACGCGCAGCTCGCGATCGACATTGTGATCGTCTCGGAACGCCATCATGTGCTGCTCGCCGTTGCTTATGGCAGCGCAACGCTCATTGCCGGAGCGGGAGCCGTGTGGCTGGGCGTCTTCACATCGAAGAGTTGGTTCCGCATTATTCGCCAGCACGAACGGTTGGTTCGATGA
- a CDS encoding NAD(P)-dependent oxidoreductase codes for MITIALPDQQTFDRLAPQLSDVDVIVWALADGAPPRHIDLALLGYLGASGGLRGFAGLDVAALQSQSLGYDGVQGRLPAGITYCNAVGVHESSTAELAVGMMISEQRGFPEHFANQQTGTWSQHEQPGVAGKTVVIVGAGGVGNQIADKLAPFEANVVRVARTNRSDERGAVQSMDALPALLARADIVAIAVPLNEATTGLVDAAFLDAMKPGALLVNVSRGKIVDTDALVAAASAGHVRAALDVTNPEPLPSDHPLWSIPGVTITPHIGGATSAMHARVDAVMREQARRLVAGEPLAHVVVDGR; via the coding sequence ATGATCACTATCGCTCTTCCCGACCAGCAGACGTTCGACCGATTGGCGCCGCAACTGTCCGACGTTGATGTGATTGTGTGGGCTCTCGCCGATGGCGCACCGCCACGGCACATTGACTTGGCCCTTCTGGGCTACCTGGGTGCCTCCGGCGGCCTGAGAGGGTTTGCCGGCCTAGACGTCGCCGCGCTTCAATCGCAATCGCTCGGGTACGACGGCGTGCAGGGCCGCCTGCCCGCGGGCATCACCTATTGCAACGCTGTGGGAGTGCACGAATCTTCCACCGCGGAACTCGCCGTCGGCATGATGATCTCGGAACAGCGCGGTTTTCCCGAGCACTTTGCGAACCAGCAGACCGGCACCTGGAGCCAACACGAACAGCCCGGTGTCGCCGGCAAGACCGTCGTGATTGTCGGAGCTGGCGGCGTGGGAAACCAGATCGCCGACAAGCTGGCACCCTTCGAGGCCAACGTTGTGCGCGTCGCCCGCACCAATCGCAGTGACGAACGCGGAGCCGTGCAGTCGATGGATGCACTGCCCGCTTTGCTGGCCCGCGCCGACATCGTCGCTATTGCCGTGCCCCTCAACGAAGCCACCACGGGGCTCGTCGATGCCGCCTTCTTAGACGCCATGAAACCCGGCGCGCTGCTCGTGAATGTGTCTCGAGGCAAAATCGTCGATACCGACGCGCTCGTTGCTGCGGCATCCGCGGGTCATGTTCGAGCAGCGCTCGACGTCACCAACCCTGAGCCGCTACCCAGCGACCACCCGCTCTGGTCGATCCCTGGTGTGACCATCACGCCGCACATCGGCGGGGCAACCTCAGCGATGCACGCCCGAGTAGATGCCGTCATGCGCGAGCAGGCCCGCCGCCTAGTAGCCGGCGAGCCCCTCGCGCACGTGGTGGTTGACGGGCGCTAG
- a CDS encoding TrkH family potassium uptake protein, translating into MHNILRGTGSKRKLVHPAQLTLLGFLIGIAAGTTLLALPISRTGPGGATLVEAFFTAVSAMCVTGHVIVDTSTYWTGFGQVVIMVLIQVGGFGVMTFASIIGIAVVRRLSLRSRITAAAETKNVGFGDVRSLVLGVLKISLVIEGVGALILFFWFLLRYGYSVGEAAWFALFHAVSSFNNAGFALFSDNMISFVDDPVVSLTLCAEIILGGLGFPVIVQLLRFGGNRLKWSMNTRIVLAATPLLLVAGAAYITLIEWNNPATLGPLDWPAKLLAGFFQSVQTRTAGFNSVDIGAMSEATQFGMTALMFIGGGPAGTAGGIKVTTFAVLFFILLAEVRGDGVVNVFGKRLSRAVHRQAIAVVLLSVGVVATSTVTIMLLSGLPLSPVLFETVSAFGTVGLSEGITPELPVAAQLILAVLMFVGRLGPIGFATALALRERAVLYELPKERPIIG; encoded by the coding sequence GTGCACAACATCCTTCGCGGGACAGGGAGCAAGCGAAAACTGGTTCACCCAGCGCAGCTCACTCTTCTCGGGTTTTTGATTGGTATCGCAGCGGGCACAACCCTGCTGGCGCTACCCATTTCGCGTACCGGTCCGGGTGGCGCAACCCTCGTGGAGGCGTTCTTCACCGCGGTCTCCGCGATGTGTGTGACCGGCCACGTGATCGTCGATACGTCGACCTACTGGACGGGCTTTGGCCAGGTCGTCATCATGGTGCTGATCCAGGTCGGCGGCTTCGGCGTCATGACCTTCGCCTCCATCATCGGTATCGCGGTTGTGCGAAGACTGTCGCTGCGTTCGCGCATTACGGCCGCCGCCGAAACCAAAAACGTGGGCTTTGGAGACGTGCGCAGCCTCGTTCTTGGTGTGCTCAAGATTTCGCTCGTCATCGAGGGCGTCGGCGCACTCATCCTCTTCTTCTGGTTTTTGCTGCGCTATGGCTACAGCGTGGGGGAGGCGGCGTGGTTTGCACTCTTCCACGCGGTGTCGTCGTTCAACAACGCGGGCTTTGCGCTCTTCAGCGACAACATGATCTCGTTCGTTGACGACCCGGTGGTCTCACTCACACTGTGCGCCGAGATCATCCTGGGCGGCCTCGGCTTTCCCGTGATCGTTCAACTGCTGCGCTTTGGGGGTAACCGCCTCAAGTGGAGCATGAACACGCGCATCGTTCTCGCGGCGACTCCGCTGCTGCTGGTCGCTGGCGCCGCCTACATCACCCTCATCGAATGGAACAACCCCGCCACCCTCGGCCCGCTCGACTGGCCTGCCAAGCTTTTGGCGGGCTTCTTTCAGTCGGTCCAAACTCGCACCGCTGGCTTCAACAGCGTCGATATCGGCGCCATGAGTGAAGCAACACAGTTCGGGATGACCGCGCTCATGTTCATCGGCGGCGGCCCCGCCGGCACTGCCGGCGGCATCAAGGTGACGACCTTCGCGGTGCTGTTCTTCATCCTCCTTGCGGAGGTCCGCGGAGACGGCGTCGTGAATGTCTTCGGCAAGCGACTGTCGCGCGCCGTGCACCGCCAGGCGATCGCGGTGGTCTTGCTCTCGGTCGGCGTCGTCGCGACATCCACCGTCACGATCATGCTGCTCTCCGGGTTGCCGTTGAGCCCCGTGCTGTTCGAAACAGTATCGGCCTTCGGCACCGTCGGTCTCTCGGAGGGCATCACGCCCGAGCTGCCCGTGGCCGCGCAACTTATCTTGGCCGTGCTCATGTTCGTGGGCCGCCTTGGCCCCATCGGTTTTGCTACCGCGCTCGCTCTGCGTGAGCGCGCTGTCCTGTATGAACTTCCCAAAGAAAGGCCGATCATTGGCTAA
- a CDS encoding alpha/beta hydrolase encodes MAAHLPTILVLPGGGYSHLAPHEGEPVAAWLRSIGWNARVVEYPVSTKHPAPLLAIQSEIAKERALGAPLVGVLGFSAGGHLAGHAAVAPVAQDNERPDFAVLGYPVVSMVTPTHAGSREELIGLDANDYLRQDTSIELLVTPATPPMFIWHTAADAPVPVGEHSYPLAAALAAAGVRHELHVFSDGKHGLGLAEGTPAEAWQALCEIWLSSLR; translated from the coding sequence ATGGCTGCACACCTCCCCACAATTCTCGTTCTCCCCGGTGGAGGGTATTCGCACCTCGCACCCCACGAAGGCGAGCCGGTTGCTGCCTGGTTGCGCTCAATCGGTTGGAATGCTCGCGTCGTGGAGTACCCCGTGAGCACGAAGCATCCCGCCCCGTTGCTGGCAATTCAGTCTGAAATTGCGAAGGAACGTGCGCTAGGGGCCCCGCTCGTGGGCGTTTTGGGCTTCTCCGCCGGCGGCCATTTGGCCGGCCACGCCGCCGTCGCGCCCGTCGCACAAGACAACGAACGCCCCGACTTCGCCGTGCTCGGCTACCCCGTGGTCAGCATGGTGACACCCACGCACGCCGGGTCTCGCGAAGAACTCATCGGGCTGGATGCCAACGACTACCTCCGCCAAGACACCTCGATTGAGTTGTTGGTGACGCCCGCTACTCCACCCATGTTCATCTGGCATACGGCTGCTGACGCGCCGGTTCCGGTCGGAGAACACTCCTACCCGCTTGCCGCAGCGTTGGCGGCGGCGGGCGTACGCCACGAACTGCACGTGTTCTCCGACGGCAAGCACGGGCTTGGCCTCGCCGAGGGAACGCCGGCGGAAGCGTGGCAGGCACTCTGCGAAATCTGGTTGAGCTCGCTGCGCTAG
- a CDS encoding CrcB family protein, with product MIIGALFITVAGGLGAALRLAVNAFVHRRIRTNYPVAMSIINITGSFLFGLITGMTAGHFVPEELGLYAGVGMVGGFTAFSTTSFQTLRLLQESRVWLAILNSFGMLAVAVLMAALGLMLGRAL from the coding sequence ATGATTATCGGAGCGCTCTTCATCACCGTTGCGGGCGGGCTCGGCGCCGCCCTGCGCCTGGCCGTGAATGCATTCGTGCACCGCCGCATCCGCACCAACTATCCCGTGGCGATGTCGATCATCAACATCACCGGGTCGTTTCTGTTCGGCCTCATCACGGGGATGACAGCGGGCCACTTCGTGCCCGAAGAGCTTGGCCTCTACGCTGGCGTCGGCATGGTGGGTGGCTTCACCGCGTTCAGCACGACGAGCTTTCAGACTCTGCGGCTGCTGCAAGAGAGTCGCGTGTGGCTCGCGATTCTCAACTCGTTCGGCATGCTTGCCGTCGCCGTGCTGATGGCGGCGCTCGGACTCATGCTCGGGCGGGCGCTGTAG
- a CDS encoding TrkA family potassium uptake protein has protein sequence MAKLRMFSGSDAATVAAADSVAVIGLGRFGRALALELMANGTEVLGIDLDESIVQELNGQLTHVVAADSTREEVLQQLAVPEFDRVVVAIGSDIQASILTTSLLLRYNVAHVWAKAVSDAHGTILEQLGVGHVIYPEKEMGRRVAHLVRGSMQDYLEIGDNFSLVKMAPPAAIIGKTLGESRVRSTAGVTVTAVRPLGGTWTYTDEKTVIAADDTILVSGPTNKAEAFSLRR, from the coding sequence TTGGCTAAATTGCGTATGTTCTCTGGTTCGGATGCCGCTACCGTGGCCGCAGCAGATTCTGTGGCGGTCATCGGGTTGGGGCGTTTCGGTCGCGCTCTGGCGCTGGAGCTGATGGCTAACGGCACCGAGGTGCTCGGCATCGATCTGGATGAGTCGATCGTGCAAGAACTCAACGGGCAACTCACTCACGTGGTCGCCGCTGACTCTACCCGCGAGGAGGTGCTGCAGCAGTTGGCGGTGCCCGAGTTCGATCGTGTGGTCGTGGCGATCGGCAGTGACATTCAGGCGAGCATCCTGACGACGTCGTTGCTGTTGCGATACAACGTGGCGCACGTCTGGGCCAAGGCCGTCAGCGATGCCCACGGCACGATTCTCGAGCAGCTCGGCGTGGGGCACGTGATCTACCCCGAGAAGGAAATGGGGCGTCGCGTTGCTCACCTCGTGCGGGGATCGATGCAGGACTACCTCGAGATCGGCGATAACTTCTCACTCGTCAAGATGGCGCCGCCCGCCGCGATTATCGGCAAGACACTGGGGGAGTCGCGGGTGCGATCAACGGCGGGAGTCACGGTTACGGCTGTTCGCCCGCTCGGCGGCACCTGGACCTACACCGACGAGAAAACCGTCATTGCCGCCGACGACACCATTCTCGTTTCGGGCCCGACCAACAAGGCCGAAGCCTTCAGCTTGCGCCGCTAG